A segment of the Zingiber officinale cultivar Zhangliang chromosome 8B, Zo_v1.1, whole genome shotgun sequence genome:
ATATTTTCTTGGATTCTTCTAAAATTCCTTGggtacaaattttaaaaataataataataaaagtcatCTACTCACCCTTGATATTTCTATAGACATTTTAACCGCATACAtctctctcttatttttttttccatacCTCTTCGACGTTCTAACCCTCTCACACGCACACCCACAGTAGGATCCTACCGCTGCCCCTTCCTTGTAATCGTCATTGGTGAAGGCCAGCAACGCCCCGTCATATCCTGTCGGCATCGCTCTctcttttcatcttcttcttctgatTCCCTCGACGTCCTCTCCATCTCTCAGTTTCTTCCTTTCTCTCTAGAAAGCTACATAATCAAGGGGATTCACCGTCAATTTTCAAAAGCatgtttttcataaaattttttgAATCATTATGAATCGAGGCGTCTCACCGTCAATCTAGATTCTCATgcttatgtatttattttctattttatgtatATTCAAGTGATATTACAAATGAAAGATTCACAAGCTAAATATAATGTAGGGATCACTGAAGAGAACAACGAATTGTTAAAACTCATATTTAAAGCTGCCACGTAAGGATGGCGTGATAGAAGTGGAGTCTTAAACAAAAAAATCGTAGAAACAAAAATATTGTCAATTCTAAACAAAAAAACTTGCAATCGAAAAGACTTTCACACAATATCAAAGTTGTTTAAAGTGGTTAAAACTGAGGTACAACAACTATTGTAAGTTTATGTGTCATAACTTTGATTTTGGATGAGATCCTTAGAAGAAGAAATTCACGACTCTTGAAGAAATATAGAAGGATTATTTTAAtgttaatattttctatttaaaataataaaatttatatttatgatTAGAATTATAACTAGCATTAACATTTGTTATTTTTCACCCTTTACCACCTCACTAGAAACTTTGAGAATTGCAAATATTTGAGAATTATGAAGGTTTGAGAATTACAGTTGGAAATGAAAttgctatataaaaatatttgatgGGACTAGGAGATGACACTGATGCAAGAACATTAGAGGTAAGAGGAAATCGAAATACTCATTTGTTAGATGATTACATGTTTGATCATAATATTGGTGAATTCGTACAAAGTGATAGATAAAAATCTTCATACGAGCCTTCATTTTTCGATGAGTCTGCTCCACCATTACCATCTCAATCCATAAGTTCGAAGTTCCTTCAACCACTAGAAAACGAGATAGGATCGAGCTTGAAGGAAAATCAAGTACTTTCAAGAATATTGATGCAAATGTTATGTATAGACTCTCTCATATTCTTGAGGAGGTGACTTCTAAAATAGAATCAATAAAGAATGCGGGTGAAGGTTGTTGGGATGCTATCAAGGAGGACCCAAACTTGGATCATTGTAGTCGATTTAAAGTACTTGATTTTCTTAATACTCAATCAAAGAAGATCGATTTTTTGAAAATGGCCATTGAAGAGCGTCTATAATGGTTAGACTATAaattgaatgaatgaatgaatttTGGGGCATTACTAATAATGAATtttattatgttaaaattttatcatattattttgaattgTGTTCTAGTGATTGAACTAGCAATAATGATTTCTTGGTTcggattatttataaatttaccaGTTTCAAGTTGATTATTAACTGTGTCTTATTTTGGTTATAATTGGaatgttttttataaattattagagtttttttattttaatttcttgtttgaTATCAGTTGGTTCATTTAAATGTCAAATATCAACATGTATAAAGTAGAAAAACAAATGGAAGAAAAGATATTAGAAGAAGAATTAAACGAAATGCTTAGGTATTTGTTGGTGGAATTTTATAGGATCCTATGTGTGTTGATTGAATATATAGCTTATATGCATAGTGAACATGTCCATCATTCCTTAAGTAGATGACCAATAATTTCCAAAGGATACGATTATATTCATAGAATATTTAAAGAGGATCCAATGTAACATACTTTCGAGAAATTTATACAATGCACCCTAGTGCATTTTTAAAATCGTGCAACATCCTTAGAGAAAAAAATACCATTGCAAGATATAAGATACATTTGTATTCACAAATACTCAATACTTGTTGGTCACAATACTCAATACTCTTTGATTCATAAAACATTTGACAGATCACAGTACAATACTAGTTAAAACTTCAGCAAAGTGTTGAAAGCATTAAATAACATTGCAACATATATGATGGTTAAGCCTAGATCTATAGTGCCCAAGAGAATAAGGGAGAGTACAAGATTTTTTCCCTACTTTACAGTAAgtaatgaaatttttttattactaCTATTTCTACTATTATAATCGTTATTCTTTTGTCATTGTTACAAGATTACATTGGAGTTATTGATGACAGTCATTTTCCAATAATGGTGTGTGGATATGATACTAATAGCTATCGTAATCGTTATGGAATGATTTCTCAAAATGTTTTGACAACTTATAACTTTGATttataattcatatatgtgctcAGTGGGTCAGAGAGATCTGCTCATGATTCAAATATTTTGACAGATGCTTTATCAAAAATTCACGGACTGAAAGTTCCATACGGtatatatattttgttctatatgttatttgcttattttatgttatttttttgtaattttttaaaattacatatgttatttatattttgttgtTTGATTCCATGAACATAGTTTGATAGGTTAATATTTTTTAGTGGATGGTGGAATCCTCTCCCGGAATTCACTGGCCAAGGTCGTCacccagaaaatgaaaaagagttGTTCAAGTTTCGTCATGCTTCCTTGAGGAGCAACATTAAAAGGATATTTGGAATATTTAAATTACGGTTTAAAATATTCAAAAGAGCTCCTCCATTTTCATATATAACACAAATCGAGATGTTTTGGCTCGTACTGGATTGCATAATTTTCTTCGCAAGaagttttattttgataaattttcagTTGAACTAGATAATAAAGTTTCATCATCCTTGCCAGAACAAGTTCATGCTGTTGATTGCTTTAATCAACTATTTGCTACTCAAGAACAACAACGAGCAAATGTCAATGCGTGGTAAGATAAAATACAAATTGAATATGGAACGATGTTCATTATATTGGCAATAGCgaaccttagatttttttttctttactgtAAATCCACAAGTTTCTATGAAAAAGTTTATAAATATCTGTAAAAATCTTGCCAAAAAATCTATAGAACTCAATAGAATTTTTTTCATAACTATATGAGATTCTATAAAAGTCAATAaaaatctatcattaaaaaatcaattaaagtCATAAATCTCTTGATTGAATACACCCCTCTTAGTTTCCATTTCACAGATAATACAATTAATCAAATACACAGATATTTTTCGATTCAACTGGACCAACCACCCTATTGATTCTCTCGTTGTGTAAACTTGTCCCAGTCTACTCATTAGTCTAATTGAAATACATTCAACTTACTCACTCACGAGGTAGTTTGGTTTGATTGTTTCATTTgaggaaaaaatattgaaaatttcaatatatcacatataatatatcgatatatatcaaatatattaatatcaacgatatattaaaaaaaattgatatggtATAATAcctatcaaaaattttaatatcggTATCGAAATTTTAATATGAACGATATGAAATTTATATCATATTGAAAATTTGATATGCTAAATTtgttatatattaaaattttcagaaattgGTACAATATAACATATCATCTCTAATTTCACTTGTATAATTTATCTTTGGTCTCttccatacaaaaaaaataatgatgGTAGAATAAAATATCTTCTATGATTTattcatttatattttattatgggTCGATATTTTATTATGGGTCGATGATATTAAACTGCTTAGAATGAGTAATGTTGTAAGGTTGTAAATATAGTCTCACATTaaaaacatatgggaaagatcatggatttataagaaaaaaatatctccattggtatgaggccttttggggagagtccaagagcaaaaccatgaggtcttaggcccaaagtagacaatatcatatcattgtgtagatatctaaattcttttcgatcctacaattgatatcagagcccggactgccagaaggtttaaccgccgactgtgcacaagagctatgatctaattgagccatgtgagtacaatattgacctcgaacaaaggaagtggggactcctatattcggatcaagaggaccagacaccaggcaggaagtcctagttgcgactaggcaaggaagtcctagtaggtcgggtggaccgaggggcaggaagacctgttGGATCGATGATCGAACGTGGGaagcttgtggtcctttgtttgaggggggattgttggggttataaggttgcaaacatagtcccacattgaaaatacatgagaaagatcatgggtttataagagaaaaatatctccattggtatgaggccttttgaggAGAGttcaagagtaaaaccatgagggcttaagtctaaagtagacaatatcataccattatgtagttatctaaattcttttcgatcctacagtaatatcatatttttttttttttttttgctctaaCTCAATTTATCTATATAAATGAAGTATTTACTAGATTTGATTAACTATTAAATGAATATTTAGCGTGAACCAATCGAGTAGAATGATTAAATTAAATGTATCGAATGACAAAATCAAGTTGAGCATTGATAATAGATTAAGAAGACTAAATacactaaattaattaaaagtatgatattaaaattagatttaatatAATTTCAAATGAGAATATCAACTACGATGGAGAATTACAGAATTAGTCTAGTAatctaaattcaaaaaaaaaatccactgTTTAATTGAACGAAACAAATTGAATATGAATCAGACCGAGCAAACCAAATGAATCAAAGTGAATCGATTAATCCAAACATATTAAATGAAACAGACTAAACTAAAGAAAGAAACACCAATTAACTTAGAGGAAGGACCACTCTAACTGAACCAAATGTATTCAAATCATTAAGAcacattaaatttatttaaaaaaattaaatataactgAACCAGGTTTAATATTAcaatgaaattataaaaaaatgctttattttattttatttcatttcaatttatttctaTTGATTTTGCTCCAATCTTATAGTACCCTGTGTACTTGACGGTCAGTTAGAGCATCCACAATGTCATTCATCTCTGAACGATTAATGTTGATGTGGCATATTTTTTTGCTATTGTAATTGATACAGTGCATAATGGTTAGGTCCGATTAGGTTAGAAAGTCAGAAGTTAAGAGCGCGTAGTAGTCAAAAGTTAAGGGGACGTGTCAGTTAGAATTCAGGGGACGTGACAATCAGTAGTCAGGAGTGTTagattgtatactaaaagtctagcttttgtataaacatttattttgaaataagaattatattgatcaaatgtctacatttatatgctaagtgtagttgttcatttaatttatattaaagataacatggtgtgtggtgtcacacagaagatcatgttattagttccttataaattataaatagttgctcacaaccaaaatggaatgagacaaactattggaatgattgtagtgtaatttgatattagtttatcttgactataaaattacactagtacgctctgagtgtattgagcaggaacatttgaggtagtttctttttatactgactgttaaaAAGAACGATACCtccgttattatggaagtatgtactcttaatcatgatataataataagcacatatacttaatatttatttctttaatttatcaaagggtgaaatttagttcgttaaatcaataggcccgataagttgagaaatgatattatttatatggtgtgttgttgattatagaatgaaactgtgtcctagtaatataaGTTGAtggtgtccccttgaggagctcataaggattgtcatgtaaactctgcaggtggatttagtccgacatgacaataaggttgagtggtattactcttggagctaagatattaattaagtgagttgtcagtaactcatttaattagtgaacatttgatatcttaaacacatggagactaacacactcatgataagaatgagctcatattgtaatatgggattggtgcggtagtgcaataataactctttagtggtatgagttattattgatgaacttgagttgggtcttcggggcgaacacgggaagctcaagctcatcgggagatcaaaaccaattcctcctctcggtccctgttgtagcctctcatttataaagtcttatatccacttaaagtcaAGCTTCTTACTCATCTTAtggtggccagccaagccaaggttggagcccaagctagggccgaccaaaccaaggattGGAGCCAAGTttatggtcggccaagcttggagcccaagctaggtggccgaccacattaaaataaaagggtgttttaattttaaaatctttttttttgtgGAAGccgtggttttaaaagagagtttttaaattttaaaatctttccttttatagttttctgcaaaggattaagagaaaagtttaatatctttccttatttgtagttaaaagaaatattttaatttttgataaaactttccttttttttgtaaccatccacatgttttaaaagagaaattttaatttataaaattttccttttataaccaacaagggatttaaaagagaaattttttattaaaatttcttatcggaaacaaataaagaagttttgattttgtgtttaaaactttccttatttgaagcaCAAGTATATGGCCGACCATGACAgacattaaaggaagttttaattttttgttttaaaactttccttttttgtcaagaccaaggattataaaaaagatgAAGGGGTgtctcatgagataacacatcttctattcctctcttccaatccttggtggtcggccctattccttttctcttctccttttgttttcttccttggtggtcgatgGCATCTagttggtgatctcttggtggcgggttgcttgaaggagaagaagaagagaaggaagctctcttgtctagcatcccttggaggttagttggtggtcggatcttggaagcaaaggaagaagctttggtggatttcatcttggaagatcgtcgctcacacgacgtccaagagaatgagaggaatacaatagatgatcaagaggtctataagttacaaaagatataactagttattagtttccgcatcataactagttcatcttttgtatagatcttgaaaaaccaaacacaagaggttatcggttttaagttatcgttttgttatcgattttattgttcgatttcatgtttcgatattgtgtttctattgaggtctctataattaaacctaatttactataagaagttaaatatctgatttctttgaaagactttgtctaggaagtggtggatgatctcatacccaagaaggcctagtgtctcgccatgtttaacctggaagttgatctttgaaatagatatttgattaacttctgtaatatggtttaacttaggaagatcacatcggttaaacttagagtaaaaatattaagtatcgtttacaatccaagtttaacttctgaaggacaatttggattaataatgttaagcattgtttgcaatccaaatttaacttcagtagagcacatgggtaggtaggatagttctatgcttgtacaaatatttgtataggggaactaggacggaaTTTCGAGTAGTAACCAATAAGGAGGATGTGACAGTcagtaagagaaagaaaaagtgGGACTATCTAACGTCACAACCGCATGATTCTCGGTCGGGTACTCACATATCAGGATCTCATATTTGAAACATGATGTGCAACTGGGGTAATGCCTGACCTGATTCAACTGGTCGGGATTTTCCCAGCTCGGTCTACATATCTAGACCTGGTACTCTCAGTAGGCCGACTCCTGGTCGGCTCTTTGGGCAATCCAAAAGGGAAGATGAGGCTCTCACCACAGTTCGTCCCtctcatcaagactcaagccaGATGTTATACCTGACAGATTATCCTGAACTGCCCCTAGTCAAACCCAGATGAGACAGAAGGCGCTAGATGATAACAAGGCCAGGGAATTATAACTGCCTGTCAAATAATAACTGCGGTATGACagagaatattccaatggtctgcgGCCATCTATGAATGGAACTTTCTTCCGGTCCATAAGAAGGTGCCACGCGTACTTCATCATCCGACAGattctgacacccgacattctctgacatctgTCAGTCTCCAGAGGTacacactgtcatataaaaagagaggtcctctcccttgagtaggtatgctctctcgcacattcgtaCTTGTTTTCTATTGTTCTTTTTCCTTCATATACTGTTCTTCCGAGGGAAAAATACCTAATTTAAGCGTCGAAGGACCTGCgccgaggactttttccctggtgtCTAGTTTCTAACGTTCCGTGTTCTTATCTGAATATGCACAGAGTTTCAAGTACCAAAGTACCGCCAACTCAATAATCGTCATTTGCCAGCATTACATGAAGATCCGTTCTCTTAGGCATGTTTGATAAGGATGTGCTAATCTTCTCCATGTCGATAACAATAACAACTTATTCAATTTTCGTTTGACTCAAATTTTGAATAAGATCAGTAATATTAATGCGTTTAATTCTCTGAACACGTTAATAAGTaagattaaaaaaacaaaaaacaaaagtaACATGTTCCCATTAATGCGGATGCTCTTATAAATCCACAAGTGAGCAAACTGAAAGATGGCCTATCGCAGTGCCAGAAAAAGCAAATGGTATTCTCGTGATTCCCTCGCAAAATAAATCCCATCCTTTTCCTCTTTGTccttcccttcttcctctctctctctatagAGAAAGAGAGCGCTCCTCTCCTCTTCCCATCATAAACGAATAGATTCGGTTCTGGAGATCAACCTCCGATTTTCTCTCTGGCAATTGATATTTTTGTCGCAATCGTCTCAGATCTTTCTTCCTGAAGCTGCCCGCCGATTCCTTTTTCGGAATTCCTGCCCTCATCTGTACATACAAATCGCCTGAGCTTTTCTCGCATTCTTGGTTGATTTCGTCGTCCAATTGCACTAGTGGACGCTATTCTTTCTCTTCGGAATGACGCAATAGATTCCTGCGAAGGCTAGAGGTAATACAGTTTCGATCTGTGATCTCTTTCAAGCCTTCtaggggattttttttttttaaaaaaaaaaaatagtggatCTGTTGATTTAGAGCGCAAAATGAGCGATTTTGCTTCGTTTTGGTAGATGAGTTGCTTCATGTCGTAGGGAAGAgggtaagagagagagagagggaggaggGGAATGTTGGGATGGAGGATCCATCTATGTACAGTCACAGTCCGGCCCATCTCGCCGTATTACGAAGAGACCATGCAGGCCTCAAGCGGATCGTCGCCGCACTCCCTCGCCTCCCCAAGGCTGGGGAGGTCACCACTGAGGAGGAATCCCTTGCTGGCGAGCTCACAGCCGATTCTGTCTCCGCGACCATTGACCGTCGTGATGTTCCCCATAGGGAGACCCCTCTTCACCTTGCTGTCCGGCTTCGTGACCCTATCTCTGCTAAGATTCTCATGTCAGCTGGCGCTGATTGGTCGCTTCAAAACGAGAATGGCTGGTCTGCGCTCCAGGAGGCTGTTTGCATCCGTGAGGATTCAATTGCCTTGATCATTGCTCGCCACTaccaaccccttgcttgggctaaGTGGTGCCGTCGTCTCCCTCGCATTGTTTCATCCATTGCACGGATCCAGGATTTCTATATGGAGATCACATTCAACTTTGAGAGCTCAGTTATCCCATTTATTGGAAGGATTGCACCATCTGATACTTATCGAATATGGAAACGAGGTTCAAATCTCAGAGCTGATATGACATTGGCAGGGTTTGATGGATTCCGAATCCAGCGAGCTGACCAGGCATTCCTCTTCCTTGGTCAGGGTGCTCCAGAGGCGGATTTACAAGGGGGCTTGGGGGGGGGGGCCACGGCCCCCCCAAATCTCCATGTAAATCCTCCTTATATATACATGGTTGTATTatatatactatatatatatatagtatttaatgatatacttattaaatatgctatataatttaagagaaaaatatttcttttggaagttttttaatttacctaataggaattatgttgaaaaaaaaaattaaatttaacaaaaggaaactacaaatcattaattatatacaaatattattagtaataatattattagtttATTACTATATAgaaatcttttctaatttatgataTAGGTATTTTCTCTCCTATGGCTAGACATCTCGATCTTTTCCAATTCACTCTAAAATCATTGTTGTTGCTTTCATTATCAATTGTAACATCGTTGATCGTCAGAATTCAAAATTGATTACATATTTAGAAAGTCCGTAATCTAAAttttctattggtagtttgatatcaAAATCTTGAAGTAATATCGCAACTTGAGAAGAGTCGTTGGCCCTTGTTTCGTGTCAGAACTACATTTGAGCTTGTTCGCTATTGTTATCTTGTCAACCACGGTAACCTAGGACGGTGATTTCTAGGTAAATTTTGATTTCGATTTCAGTCGTAAATTGAGAATTCGGAGGTTGTTCAAGGGTGTACAAATTTCTGACAATAATTATTTTTGTCACTTATCATGCGGCCCCCCCCAAATTTAAAATTCTGGATCCGCCCCTGGTGCTCCTGCTGAGAGTGGGCATCCACAGCTGCCTGTTGGGTCTCTAATTGTGCTTGCTCATAAAGAGAAAGAGATCACAAATGCACTTGAAGGAGCTGGAGCCAAGCCCACAGAAGCAGAGGTGGCTCGTGAGGTTGCTTTGATGTCTCAGACAAATATGTACAGGCCAGGAATTGACGTTACACAAGCTGAGCTCATCCCTCATCTGAATTGGCGGCGACATGATAAATCTGAAATGGTTGGGAATTGGAAAAGTAAGGTCTATGATATGCTGAATGTGATGGTGAGTGTCAAGTCAAGACGGGTCCCTGGTGCTATGACTGATGAGGAGTTATTCAACATGGACAATGATGAAAGGAGGGCCAATGGTGGAGATGTTGACGGGGAGCTCGATGAAATATTGACACCAGAGGAGAGGGTGCAGTTGGATTCAGCACTTCAGATCAGTAATTCTCAGGGTTTTGATGAATTGGAAGGAAATAATGGGACACATGAAAGTATAGTAAACTCTGAATCAAGTGGTGTtcccaaggaaaagaaaaactggTCAGTATGGAGTAACAAAAGAACTTTGAAGAATAATGGAGTTGAAGATACAGATGACACAAAAAATTTCCATTCAAAATTTCCTGATAATGGACATCATAAAGACAAATTAACAAAAGAAAAAACGGATGCTAAGAAGGGGAATGAAAAAAGCACAAAGAAGAAGAGTGGTCACAGTGAATCTAGCAAACATGAAAGTGAATTCAAGAAAGGTTTGAGACCAATTTTGTGGTTGACTCCTGATTTCCCTTTGAAGACGGATGAGCTTCTTCCTTTACTTGATGTCTTAGCTAACAAGGTCAAGGCTGTGAGGAGGCTCAGGGAGCTTTTAACCACAAAGCTGCCTCAAGGCACATTTCCAGTTAAGGTAATTTTTGGGTGCATGTTTTAAGTAGATTCATCTCCtgaatttttttctatttctatAACAATAAAGTGAAAGGCACATTTTTATATTTTGATGTCTCTGTTGATTATTTTTTAGTTTAACTTGATTTTGCATCCAAATGGAAATTcttattttgtaatttttcttcGATGTCACTGTTTTACTCATCTATT
Coding sequences within it:
- the LOC122017261 gene encoding ankyrin repeat domain-containing protein 13C-A-like, giving the protein MEDPSMYSHSPAHLAVLRRDHAGLKRIVAALPRLPKAGEVTTEEESLAGELTADSVSATIDRRDVPHRETPLHLAVRLRDPISAKILMSAGADWSLQNENGWSALQEAVCIREDSIALIIARHYQPLAWAKWCRRLPRIVSSIARIQDFYMEITFNFESSVIPFIGRIAPSDTYRIWKRGSNLRADMTLAGFDGFRIQRADQAFLFLGQGAAPAESGHPQLPVGSLIVLAHKEKEITNALEGAGAKPTEAEVAREVALMSQTNMYRPGIDVTQAELIPHLNWRRHDKSEMVGNWKSKVYDMLNVMVSVKSRRVPGAMTDEELFNMDNDERRANGGDVDGELDEILTPEERVQLDSALQISNSQGFDELEGNNGTHESIVNSESSGVPKEKKNWSVWSNKRTLKNNGVEDTDDTKNFHSKFPDNGHHKDKLTKEKTDAKKGNEKSTKKKSGHSESSKHESEFKKGLRPILWLTPDFPLKTDELLPLLDVLANKVKAVRRLRELLTTKLPQGTFPVKVIFGCMF